The Sinomonas sp. P10A9 genome contains the following window.
GGCCCCCATCGGTCGCCTGGAGGAGACGGCCCTCGGCGGCGAACCGGGGGCCCGAGCCGAAGGTGCCCCGCTGACGCTGTTGATTCGGCTCCCCGGTGACTTCCACTGTGGCGACGGTCTGGCCACCGCGGTCCAGCAGCTCGCCCGCGGGCCCGCTGTGTTCGGCTGCATGGTGGCCGGCTGCTGCCCCGAGACCAGCGGCCAGAGCGATGGCCGTGCACGCCGTGAGGACTGCTGCAGGAACCGACCGCTTGAGCCGGGCACTCAGTCCTCGCCGGCGCGCCGCGACTCTGCCCTTCACCACAGAGACCACAAGGGCGATGGCGAGGGCACCTGCCGCGACCGCCAGAGTCGAGGCCAGCAGGCCCGCTCGAGTCGCTGACGGCCCGATCGCGGGCGCGAGCGCCGCACCGAGCCACGCGGCGGCGCCTACCGGAACGAGACGGAGGTCCCGCCATCGACCCGATCGGGTGTGGCCCGCGACGGGGTCGACGGACCACCACTGCGCAGCTCGGAGGCGAAGCTGTTCGACAAGCGTCGTCGCCGCGTCGGCCTCGACTCGGGGTCGGGCACCCGAGACGGCCGCCTCGCGATAGCGGTTCCACGCCTCGCGCCGCTCGTCGCTCATGGCCGGTGCGCAGAGGGCCACCGCGCGCGCTGGGAACTCATCGCACGGTCACCATCGGGAGGATGGACTCGAGCATCTTCGGGCCGATTCCACTGACCGCGTCGAGGCCCTCGGGTTCTGCGAAGCGACCGTGGGCGGTCCGGAAGTCGACAATGCGCTGCGCGAGCACGGGGCCAACCCGCGGCAGCGTCGCGAGCTCCGCGACGGTGGCCGTGTTGATGTCGACCTTCCCGCCCGTCGCGCCGGTCGCGGCGCCACCCGGCGCCGCGCCAGTCGGTACAGTCCCGGCGGACTCCGGCACCTCTGGGTCGCCTACCGCGGGAATCCTGATCCGGGTCCCGTCCTCAACCGTCGCCGCCAGATTGAGCCGGTTGGTATCGGCGGCTGGTGTCGCACCGCCAGCCGCGGCGATGGCCTCATAGACGCGCGCGCCGGGCACGAGGTGGTACACGCCGGGCGCGGAGACGGCTCCGACAACATGAACGGTTGGTCCGCCAGCCGCCGGCGGCGCTCCCGGCCCCGTCGGCCGGGCCATCCCCGTCTGGGTGCCAGAGGCAGAGTCCGTTCCCCCGTGCGCCTGCGCTGCTCCCACCGCCGTGACGGGGCGGACGTCGGGGCCAGCCGATCCAGCAAGCCACCACCAGGCTCCGCAGGTCGCAGACAGCAGCACCGCAACCACGGCGGCGAGCCGCACTGACATGGCAAATCTCGGCCGACTGCTCCGGACCCCATCCGCCATGCTGATTCGGTCCGCCGATACGGGATCAGCATC
Protein-coding sequences here:
- a CDS encoding ComEA family DNA-binding protein; the encoded protein is MSVRLAAVVAVLLSATCGAWWWLAGSAGPDVRPVTAVGAAQAHGGTDSASGTQTGMARPTGPGAPPAAGGPTVHVVGAVSAPGVYHLVPGARVYEAIAAAGGATPAADTNRLNLAATVEDGTRIRIPAVGDPEVPESAGTVPTGAAPGGAATGATGGKVDINTATVAELATLPRVGPVLAQRIVDFRTAHGRFAEPEGLDAVSGIGPKMLESILPMVTVR